A region of Streptomyces deccanensis DNA encodes the following proteins:
- a CDS encoding DUF262 domain-containing protein has protein sequence MPTQAKEIFEAQSKSVRELLSDNGLGLYLPPYQRPYGWGKDKVEKLLDDTLHGLKNLGKAPDSFTFLGTVITIHDVNHVTVKPIVKSEVPSKVLTVIDGQQRLSSLLILLVGLHNLIRQRAWKVFKGKTPEPTDSARTHLYSETSDILQMLAAAFYERKNFGSTPIYPRLIRAFVDQWARDEKLKQYDSPIANLIYTYSSLADSELPSSKPTDFRPTARQNAGEGEGDLIKRFNEIRMGLTKLSQRKSIEELEDLPPLATLATNIEFQRALFNHELDPELCAWLGELQDEPEAELMRLVMFAAYGLNRIALTVVQGKDEDYAFTIFESLNTTGEPLTAFETFLPRVVMAEKIQDYQDSDAHAYMKAVQGYLDRFDVGDKLQNATRDLLVTFALAETGEKLSKRLPDQRVYMRDTFEDHKDSAEDRSAYLRHLRDTAAFVGNAWEPANSSPRALPGLEATAMTDTVKLCLAFLNSLNHTIAIAPLVRFYSEAVHADEGEARTERIAEFEKAIKAIAAFTVFWRATRRGTGNIDSQYRAVMAGDSLTGIGPLARQRAVPDALKPDPIVDAEALKKELAARLSDPKLGGVPNLASFVAAASALPLYKISRPLTRFLLLAAYHDTIEDPESPGLIIQGKAGVASCFTADGWADEPHFTIEHIAPQQATGGWDEDFYSEKETVHKLGNLVLAPNAANASLSSRPWNEKKVLYAALGAPTADDAKSILDSSGLNFAQATEELASMSRYLPHLRALGQREDELNPTFMDQRADALLRLAYTRLKGWLGLELSEASGDPVVKVEDVEIENDELDESEDAGGVVGTA, from the coding sequence ATGCCTACGCAGGCCAAGGAAATATTCGAGGCGCAGAGCAAGAGTGTCCGCGAGCTGCTTTCTGACAATGGTCTGGGCCTCTACCTGCCGCCCTACCAGCGTCCGTACGGCTGGGGCAAAGACAAGGTCGAGAAATTGCTCGACGACACACTGCATGGCCTCAAGAATCTGGGCAAGGCGCCGGACAGCTTCACCTTCTTGGGGACCGTCATCACCATCCATGATGTCAACCACGTCACGGTGAAGCCGATCGTCAAGTCCGAGGTCCCGTCCAAGGTCCTTACCGTGATCGATGGGCAGCAGCGTTTGTCGAGCCTCCTTATCCTGCTAGTCGGCCTGCACAATCTCATTCGTCAGCGTGCATGGAAGGTCTTCAAGGGAAAGACGCCGGAGCCGACCGACAGTGCTCGGACGCACCTCTACTCGGAAACGAGCGACATCCTGCAGATGCTTGCGGCGGCGTTCTATGAGCGAAAGAACTTCGGATCTACGCCGATCTACCCGCGCCTCATTCGAGCCTTCGTGGATCAGTGGGCCAGGGACGAGAAGCTCAAGCAGTATGATTCGCCGATCGCCAACCTTATCTACACGTACTCATCGCTAGCCGACAGTGAGCTGCCGTCTTCTAAGCCGACGGACTTCAGGCCGACGGCGCGACAGAATGCGGGTGAAGGCGAAGGCGACCTCATCAAGAGGTTCAACGAGATCCGTATGGGGTTGACCAAGCTGTCGCAGCGAAAGTCCATCGAGGAGCTGGAGGATCTGCCGCCGCTAGCCACCCTTGCCACCAACATCGAGTTCCAGCGTGCGCTCTTCAATCACGAACTCGACCCCGAGCTCTGCGCTTGGCTGGGGGAGTTGCAAGACGAGCCCGAGGCTGAGCTGATGCGACTCGTCATGTTTGCTGCCTATGGCTTGAACCGCATCGCTCTGACGGTCGTGCAAGGCAAGGACGAGGACTATGCCTTCACGATCTTCGAGTCGTTGAATACCACGGGCGAGCCGCTGACCGCCTTCGAGACCTTCCTCCCTCGGGTGGTGATGGCAGAGAAGATTCAGGACTACCAGGACTCCGACGCACACGCGTACATGAAGGCGGTTCAGGGCTACCTGGACCGTTTCGATGTCGGAGACAAGCTTCAGAACGCAACTCGAGACCTGCTGGTCACTTTCGCGTTGGCAGAGACTGGGGAGAAGCTCTCCAAGCGCCTCCCGGATCAACGGGTCTACATGCGCGATACCTTTGAGGACCACAAGGATTCGGCAGAGGATCGAAGCGCGTACCTGCGCCACCTGCGTGACACTGCGGCCTTTGTCGGGAATGCATGGGAGCCTGCGAACAGCTCTCCTCGCGCGCTACCCGGTCTAGAAGCGACTGCCATGACGGACACTGTGAAGTTGTGTCTGGCCTTCCTTAATTCACTCAATCACACCATTGCCATCGCGCCGCTCGTGCGCTTCTACTCCGAAGCTGTCCACGCGGACGAAGGGGAGGCGAGGACCGAGCGCATCGCCGAGTTCGAGAAGGCGATCAAGGCAATCGCTGCCTTCACAGTCTTCTGGCGAGCAACCCGCCGCGGCACGGGCAACATCGACAGCCAGTACCGGGCGGTCATGGCCGGAGACTCGCTCACCGGCATTGGACCGCTCGCTCGGCAGCGGGCAGTGCCGGATGCATTGAAGCCTGATCCGATCGTCGACGCTGAGGCGCTGAAGAAGGAACTTGCGGCGCGTTTGTCGGACCCTAAGCTCGGCGGCGTCCCAAACTTGGCGTCGTTCGTGGCAGCTGCTTCCGCGTTGCCGCTCTACAAGATTAGCCGCCCGCTGACGCGTTTCCTTCTTCTGGCTGCGTATCACGACACAATTGAAGATCCGGAGAGTCCGGGACTGATCATCCAAGGCAAGGCGGGGGTCGCCTCGTGCTTCACCGCAGACGGTTGGGCGGACGAGCCGCACTTCACGATCGAACACATCGCACCGCAGCAGGCCACGGGTGGGTGGGATGAGGATTTCTACAGCGAGAAGGAGACCGTCCACAAGCTGGGCAATCTGGTCCTGGCGCCAAACGCTGCCAACGCGTCCCTCAGCTCGCGGCCTTGGAACGAGAAGAAGGTCTTGTATGCGGCACTCGGTGCCCCGACGGCCGACGACGCGAAGTCGATCCTCGACAGTTCTGGCTTGAATTTCGCGCAGGCGACTGAAGAGCTAGCGTCCATGTCGCGCTACCTCCCGCACCTGCGGGCGCTGGGTCAGCGTGAGGACGAGTTGAATCCGACGTTCATGGATCAGCGTGCTGACGCCCTCCTGCGTCTGGCCTACACGCGACTCAAGGGGTGGCTCGGCCTGGAGCTGTCTGAGGCCAGTGGCGATCCGGTGGTCAAGGTCGAGGATGTGGAGATCGAGAACGACGAGCTCGACGAGAGTGAGGATGCCGGAGGGGTGGTTGGAACGGCGTAG
- a CDS encoding DnaB-like helicase N-terminal domain-containing protein — protein MPHTPDPHDDDGLDRVPAPKPVHYAEQALLGALLLEPARLADTEPLIAHHFDSHTHAALFTAIRALPPPDPAAHAKDTAWLNAVLDHARPHARGLSASYLHALIQFCPQPKHAAAYARMIRADNARRILRGHAERLASTATDPGLPNPVAATLGLADDIGRVLDSLAEQFVPHPGSFPRTALPPDVPRQAGEEDLDEERLLLATATAYPAEVQQMRWLTEADFLLPLHAALWQSITALVHRGDMVDLVTVLGEAQHRGLLTDSLTPKDLMALVSTPAGSPEYWGERILQRALLARARAVADRITAYTDDPANTPHQLITGSRRALAELNSLRTRWNRATAPAPSPATRPSARPAPAPRAGPPHRPAFTSARTH, from the coding sequence ATGCCCCACACTCCCGATCCCCATGACGACGACGGCCTCGACCGCGTCCCGGCACCGAAGCCCGTGCACTACGCCGAGCAGGCCCTGCTCGGCGCCCTCCTCCTCGAGCCTGCGCGTCTGGCCGACACCGAGCCGCTGATCGCCCACCACTTCGACAGCCACACCCACGCCGCGTTGTTCACCGCGATCCGCGCGCTCCCGCCACCCGACCCCGCCGCCCACGCCAAGGACACCGCCTGGCTCAACGCGGTGCTGGACCACGCCCGTCCTCACGCTCGCGGCCTGAGCGCCTCCTACCTCCACGCCCTCATCCAGTTCTGCCCGCAGCCCAAGCACGCTGCGGCATATGCCAGGATGATCCGCGCCGACAACGCCCGCCGGATTCTGCGCGGGCACGCCGAGCGCCTCGCGTCCACCGCAACCGACCCGGGCCTGCCCAACCCGGTAGCCGCGACGCTCGGCCTGGCCGACGACATCGGCCGCGTCCTGGATTCCCTCGCCGAACAGTTCGTCCCGCACCCCGGCTCCTTCCCCCGCACGGCACTCCCCCCAGATGTCCCACGGCAGGCCGGCGAGGAGGACCTCGACGAAGAACGCCTCCTCCTGGCGACCGCCACCGCCTATCCGGCAGAGGTCCAGCAGATGCGGTGGCTGACCGAGGCGGACTTCCTGCTGCCGCTGCACGCCGCGCTCTGGCAGTCCATCACGGCGCTGGTCCACCGCGGCGACATGGTCGACCTTGTCACCGTCCTCGGCGAGGCCCAGCACCGCGGACTGCTCACCGACTCCCTCACCCCCAAAGACCTGATGGCCCTGGTCTCCACACCCGCCGGCTCCCCCGAGTACTGGGGCGAGAGAATCCTCCAGCGCGCCCTCCTCGCCCGCGCCCGCGCGGTTGCCGACCGGATCACCGCCTACACCGACGACCCCGCGAACACCCCCCACCAGCTCATCACCGGCAGCCGCCGCGCCCTGGCCGAGCTCAACTCCCTGCGCACCCGCTGGAACCGCGCCACCGCTCCAGCCCCGTCGCCCGCCACCCGGCCCTCGGCACGCCCAGCCCCGGCCCCCCGGGCCGGTCCGCCTCACCGGCCGGCCTTCACCTCCGCACGCACCCACTGA
- a CDS encoding DUF317 domain-containing protein: MTSITGPGHPTSETEPESSPTSMSDHSIDAHVRFDTHPAHTSAVTATLTGTHHRAAQAILAARGFENLDDHTMVLARIDHEEPYWAHQATHALHAEGITTEITPRLREAIDEEWTWANYPMHWLTRAEVREVSNAAQTIYDDIRHGRLIIHAHAHDGWTTVAIGTYLDGGTVALHGENHLRSIADRLESPAQALASFQRLHGDAVRPGPAPMTDIEQQTAQARTSLRSPDTAQTPAAPHVARVPSYEADPGDHEALLNGFLTENNDWEKYRTWEDHTTVATHESLTLRILFDHEAGPRDPRWTIAAYESPVSERMWHMALTPTVPAPVVKSLLDALGAGDAWETALGSPITDKQIAEATQPLTAAGWRSAVDGHSLHWNTQQGDVGVQFDTFAAHNPHSPLHTWTLWAGPDSNNPTWTIHASVYTPAGLLADLAEELAHGTGTRQTRSGQPRRVRHIAGSTPAAPPPPLSTRLRR, from the coding sequence ATGACCTCAATCACCGGACCCGGCCACCCCACATCCGAGACCGAACCCGAATCGAGCCCCACCTCCATGTCCGACCACTCGATCGACGCCCACGTCCGCTTCGACACCCACCCCGCCCACACCAGCGCCGTGACCGCCACCCTCACCGGCACCCACCACCGCGCCGCCCAGGCCATCCTGGCCGCCCGCGGCTTCGAGAACCTCGACGACCACACCATGGTCCTGGCCCGGATCGACCACGAAGAGCCCTACTGGGCCCACCAAGCCACCCACGCCCTGCACGCCGAAGGCATCACCACCGAGATCACACCCCGGCTACGTGAAGCCATCGACGAGGAATGGACCTGGGCGAACTACCCCATGCACTGGCTGACCCGCGCCGAGGTACGGGAGGTCTCCAACGCAGCCCAGACCATCTACGACGACATCCGCCACGGCCGGCTCATCATCCACGCCCATGCCCACGACGGCTGGACCACCGTCGCCATCGGCACCTACCTCGACGGAGGGACCGTCGCCCTGCACGGCGAGAACCACCTGCGCTCCATCGCCGACAGACTCGAATCCCCCGCCCAGGCCCTCGCCTCCTTCCAACGCCTTCACGGCGACGCCGTACGCCCCGGACCCGCACCCATGACCGACATCGAACAGCAGACCGCCCAGGCACGCACCAGCCTCCGTTCACCCGACACGGCGCAAACCCCCGCCGCCCCACACGTCGCCAGGGTCCCCTCCTACGAAGCCGACCCTGGCGATCACGAAGCCCTGCTCAACGGCTTCCTCACAGAGAACAACGACTGGGAGAAGTACCGCACCTGGGAAGACCACACCACCGTCGCCACCCACGAGTCGCTCACCCTGCGGATCCTCTTCGACCACGAGGCCGGCCCCCGCGACCCGCGATGGACAATCGCCGCATACGAGAGCCCCGTCAGCGAACGCATGTGGCACATGGCCCTCACGCCCACCGTCCCCGCCCCCGTCGTCAAATCCCTCCTCGACGCCCTCGGCGCCGGTGACGCATGGGAGACCGCACTCGGCAGCCCAATCACCGACAAGCAGATCGCCGAGGCCACCCAGCCGCTCACCGCCGCCGGTTGGAGGTCTGCCGTAGACGGACACTCGCTGCACTGGAACACCCAACAAGGAGATGTCGGCGTCCAGTTCGACACCTTCGCCGCCCACAACCCCCACAGTCCCCTCCATACCTGGACCCTCTGGGCCGGCCCCGACAGCAATAACCCCACCTGGACAATCCACGCCTCCGTCTACACCCCCGCCGGTCTTCTCGCTGATCTCGCGGAGGAACTCGCGCACGGCACCGGGACCCGCCAGACGCGCTCCGGTCAGCCTCGGCGCGTGAGGCACATCGCCGGCAGCACGCCCGCAGCGCCGCCCCCGCCCCTCTCCACGCGCCTTCGACGCTGA